The genomic window GGTGCAGTTCGAGCGAGACATCGCCCCCATCTTTCGCGATCACTGCCTCGAGTGCCACGGCCCGGAAGCGCAAAAAGGCGACTTCCGCATCGATGACCCCGATAACGTCAGCGATTACCTGGAAGCCGGCGACGTCGAATCCAGCAGCCTGTACATCGACTACATCGTGGCCTTCAACGAAGAAGAACGGATGCCGCCGCCGGCCCACGAAAAACCGCTCTCGGTCGCTCAATTGGCCCTGGTCCATACCTGGATCATGGAAGGCGCGAACTGGCCCGAGGGCGTCGAGATCGCTTCGCTGCAGATCACGCCCGAGGATGTCCAGGAAACATTGTCGGACCCCGAATCGCTGCCGGCCCGCTTTTGGGCGTTCCAAGGATTCTTTCATCCCGCCACGGTGCACTTTCCCATCGCACTGCTATTCGTCGGCGGCCTGTTTGTGATCCTCAGCCTGAAATGGAAAAGCTTGGGCCGACAGGTGCCGTTGACCTGCCTGCTGCTGGGCGCCGCCTCCAGCGTGGTGGGATGGTCGTTTGCCACGCAACGCGGTTACGCTTCGCTGTACGATCCCGAAAAAGAAATCTTCTGGCATCGTTGGGGCGGGTCCTTTGTGACCGTGGTGGCCGTCGTGCTGGCACTCATCGCGATTCGCGCGATCCGCACTCACAACCCTCGCCTG from Roseimaritima ulvae includes these protein-coding regions:
- a CDS encoding c-type cytochrome domain-containing protein; this encodes MPTLIRLTTSVLVCLVSLCPALAEDDGPLDPDGRLVQFERDIAPIFRDHCLECHGPEAQKGDFRIDDPDNVSDYLEAGDVESSSLYIDYIVAFNEEERMPPPAHEKPLSVAQLALVHTWIMEGANWPEGVEIASLQITPEDVQETLSDPESLPARFWAFQGFFHPATVHFPIALLFVGGLFVILSLKWKSLGRQVPLTCLLLGAASSVVGWSFATQRGYASLYDPEKEIFWHRWGGSFVTVVAVVLALIAIRAIRTHNPRLDNIWKIGLVALAAMSGMVGHQGGELHYGAEFYPKAFQKLLGSEDSSASLSIVDHVDEPPPEAVDETPEA